In Setaria italica strain Yugu1 chromosome IX, Setaria_italica_v2.0, whole genome shotgun sequence, the genomic stretch TAACGTCTTTcggtcttttctttttcctactGTGGATATCTAATAGATATGTTGATGATTTCGGTGATTTATTGGCTTGTGGCGTTAGTTATCACTATGCTACAGTGGCATAATAAATGATGTTAGAGCATGATAGCGAAGGGATATTATGTCATGATGGGAAGATAGAGGTATTAAACTCCAAATCTTATACCAGGACCGGTAGCAAGACAAGCCACAATGAGATTTGCTAACAATTATTGTGCCATTTTTTTACCCGTACTCCGTGAGGGTCTAAAAAAATGTTTGGAAACTTAACATCGTTCTACGTACTAGTTGTttacaagtaaaaaaaaaaacgtcATTCGGACAATAAGGGATGTCAATACTCCTATGTTCAACTACAAAGTACAGACATCTTTCGAataaacaaaaaagaagaaggtaCGAGCATATAAAGGTGCCATGAGCGTTTGAAAGATCGCGCCATTCGCTAGCTGTTGGTTGCGTCGCTAGCTGATCAGTTGCTCTGGTGAAACACTGAAATCCCTCGTGTTGCTCTAGCAGGAatgaggcggcggcgcaagccGACGAGCAGAGTGGACGGTCGCAACGGGTGGACCGGCTGGCGGAGACCGACCGGCGACCGCCCACCTGCCCCGGGCCTCGAACCCCCACCGGTCACGCACGCCTCCGGGCCACCACGGCGCGGCGGCAAACAGCACGGGCCACAGCTGCCCGCCGCCATACGGGGGATCCGAGCCACGCGCGCGTACCGGTCACGCTTCGGGCAGGTGGGGTGGAGCCCCCCAGGGGCGGCGGGATCCCGTGCTCCGGTCCGCGCAGCGAGCCGGCGGGTAGCCTCGCGACACGCGAGGGTGTTTTGACTGACTGCGTTCCATGGCTAGGAGCTCGGGATGGACGGTGGGGTCTGTGCGTTGCATGCGGATGCGGTTTCCCTTTTCTGCGTTGGGGTTTACTGTACACTATTTGAGCATTGGAGCAGGATCTGGAGTACTGTGGCGGTGAGCGGCTTTAACTTTAGGTAGGAAACAGCATCCCGGCCCATTGCGCGCATGGCACGTGGCGGGTTGGCCACGGTTGGGTGCCGCACGGCTGCGTGATCCATTGCCTTGCACGGCGTGGCAGGGCTGAGGAGCCAgcgaggattggatcggctggtTCTGTGTGTTTTATTTTGTAGTAGCAGCAGTACTGCTGATGGGTGATACGTATACCGAATCCTTCTCAGGACGCAAACCTCGTTGAGGGACAACAATGCTGCATCTGCGATGTGCCTCGGCTTCAACAAAGAAATGGTCTACACGACCATGCTACAATAACTTGTGTTTCATGGAGTAGCCACTCCATACGCCAATCTGGCTCCACCGGGATAATCATCTCTTGTCCTCGCCTTGGCATCCAACACTCCACTATAGAGATTTTCTAGTTTTCAGTCACTTTTtcggaaatgaaaaaaaaacatgatgtTTTCCCTTGCGCGAGCATTGTAGAGCTtttgataataaagaaaagtaTAGGAGGGAAATAAAATTATGAACCATTAATCATTGCCACGTGCATCAAAAGAGCATGAGAGCATCCATCCGCCACTCGTATTGGAGCGAAGTTCCAAGAAAGACACGTCATGGGTGTCATTTTCCCATCGAGTAACGCCTACTGGATTATGATGCCAAGCTGGAATTCGGATGACAGTGATCCACGACGGCGAAAGGAAAGGGAAATAAAAGGATGACAACAGCCTGAATATCTTTATTCGCGCTGCACATAATCTTTGCTTCTAGAACCAGGAGGTGAGCTGTCCAGGACAAGTGGAGGGGTCGAGAGCAAGCGCGTCCATCCAAGAATCCCTGAGGCCTGCATGATATATATAACACGCCGCAAGGCCGGTGCCCATCATGGGGCCGGTGACGAGTCATGAGTTGGCTGGCGTCTCTGATTTCGCGGGAAAAAGACGGATTAGATAAGATGATGCTGCATCATCAGATGGAGTCATCATCGACGGGGATAAGGAAGATCAGAAGATGGCATGCACTGCAAAGCGCGTTGTGGTAATATAAACCGACTCCGGCCGGCGAACCGGCGGCGCGGAACGTGGCCGTGCGTTGGGTGGTTGACAAAAGGAAGAGCGGCTGCGAAAGCAGTGCGTTGGTGGGAGTGGAATCGAACATGGCCATGTGTTGGGTCCGGTAGGGGTAGCTAAAGCCCCCTAACGGCTTGATTCTCCCGTGATCTTCTGAGCTCGAGTGCGGATTTTGGCGGTGGTCACTTGCTGCGCCCGCCGCGTGGGGCAGGAGGGGGcgtgttgttgctgctgccggATGGTCCTCCTCTCTCACTACTACATGCTCTCCTCTCCTGCACTGGAAGTCTGATGAAAAGGATTGAGAGCTGAAGGCTGAAGCTATGCAGAACAGGGGAGGGTAAACCTGTTTCCAGTTCAACGTGGACGACGGAGCAATTGACCATCCACAATTGGACGTTGGACCGAGAATGTGGAAGCAGTAGGGTAGTAGGGAGGCCCTAGGCAATGAGCGTTGCCTGCCAGCCGCCCAGACTGCCTGTCAACAACAACGACGCCCGACGCAgcttttctttccctttttttttttttcccccccccccccccccccccccccccccgcgctcTGTtcgagagaaagaaaaaaaaaaaagaagtcgcATTCGAGAGCCGATGTTtcgctgtgggctgtggctgaCGCGAGGGGAATATGCCCCTGCGGCCCTGCTCGTTCGGTCCCTGGCACTGGCAGACTGGCAGACTGGCAGAGCATGGAGAGATGCCTCTCGGCTCTCGCTTGTCTGCACCTCCGACCTCGTGAAGGAACAGCAAcagtttattttttaaaaaaaacgggGTTCATTTGATCGTGGTGGACAACAGGAGACACAGCAGCGCAACACCCCCCCAAGCAAGTAGTAGGATCAAAACGACTCGTGCCAAGACGTGCACTGATAAGAACTGGGCTGCACATGGCGGAGGCCCAACAGAGGTCCACACAAACGTTAAGGCAGCATATCTATCGGCCCAAGACGGCCCAATGAATACCAAGTTATCGACTTCACCCTTCGCACCGCGAGCCCACCTCTTTCGTCTTCGTTCCCctctctcctcgccgtcgtcgccgtccgtgCGAGCCATGGATCCAGTCGCTCCCCGACGCGGACGCTTACCGATCCACCTCCTGGTGGTGCTGCTCACCGTACTCGTGGCCCTCACCGTGCGGTCCCGCGCCGAGGTTATCACCCTCACCGAGGAGACCTTCTCCGACAAGGTACCCCCTGCCCTTCTGGGTCTCTTCTCTCCGCCTTACCTCCCAGTTGAGTCGAGGATAGCTCTAAAGACTTGTCACCCCTGTGCTGCACTCCGTGCTGCGCTCATCAAACCAAGGATTTGCTAGACAGATCGGCATGCCTAGTCATGGAACTCTGGCAGTTTTATGCCAAATCACTTCGATGGGTTCGTAATTCCACTCGACGTTATTAAACGGATGGACCATAACCTTGGCCTGATACAGGCATTGCAGAGTTCAAAtctattactccctccgtcccaaattataggtcgttttgactttattagattcataaactttgttatgcacttagatataccctatgtctagatgcataataatatctatgtatctataaaagtcaaaacaacctataatttggaacggagggagtattagctAATACTGAGTACTTTCATATAGATATTGGCATAGCTTACACGCTTACAGCCTTACAAGCTGCACAATTAATCAACAGAAAGTGCTACTGCAGAGCTGCTGTCCTGTTCCGTATGCATGCAGATTCAAGTTGCTTTGATGCCACATGTTTGTTTTGGTCAATCGAGTTTGATTCTGTGAAATTTCTCTCTTGTTTAGATAAAGGAAAAGGACACAGTATGGTTTGTGCAATTTTGCGTCCCCTGGTGTAAACACTGGTAATGAATGCTTCACGCTGGGATGGATGTTGGTTTATCATGTATAACTTTCTGTTTTCCAGGAAACTGATTTGTTAAGGGTATGCCATTTGCAGTAAGAGTCTTGGAACACTTTGGGAGGACCTGGGAAAAGTTATGGAAGGTGAGGATGAAATTGAGATAGGGCAGGTCGACTGTGGTGTCAGCAAACCAGTATGCTCCAAGGTGGATATCCATTCCTACCCAACATTCAAGGTGTTTTATGAAGGCGAAGAAGTAGCAAAATATAAAGGTATACTTTGCTTCATGGGTTCACCATGCTTTTTGCAAAACATCCATCTTAAACCATGTTTGGGTCTTCTAGTTTTGATCCACCGCCCTTATGAGCATCTATGGGTTATGGTCAGAGTAGGAGTCGGATTTCAAAGGCTAAAATCTCAGTCACGTTAAactgaattttgaattttacaTTTTAAACCATCTGTATATTAATGAAGCGCCCACTTCTGTGAAGAATTGACTTTTAGATCAGTAGGTCATCTCACCTATGGCTAAACTCACTTATCTCTTCTATGAATTTACTTTTACTATCACAGGCAATAACAAGTTAACACATGACTGAATGATGATAAGAATATCTCATATTCCATAATCAGTAAATAGGATGTGTTATTGATCAATTCGATCATGCTGATTTACTATCAAAATGATTACACCTCATGTTGCTAAACTCTTTGGAGCTGGTGCATGCTATATATGATACTCTATTGTTCAAGTTGTCGCTTGCAAGCTGCCTGTGTAGCTAGTTTCTACCATCATCGAGGCTTATTATATGCAACCATCATCACTTCAATACTCAAAAAAGATAATGTGTGTTTTCTTATAGTAGCAGACCAGCAATCACCACCTATATTCATTCATCTGCTAGCATATACTTAACCTAATACATTAGGCATACCTTTTCCTTTATCTATTTGGTTCTAGCCTAATGTTGCCATGCCTAAGGTTAGTTGTGCGTGCCACAGTTCTTAGCCTTAGGTAGGTGTTTGGTTGTTCACTAAGCTTTCTTAGGGCAAAACTAGCAGCCTTCACCGCAGCGATTTTCGCCACAAGTGcggtaaggaaaaagaaggcCGCACTTTTTGCGTGCCGCAAGCTCTGAAGATTTCCATACCTCAGTCTCCCTTATCCTTTTCTCAATCACCGTTGCCATGCTTCAAGAGCTCCTCTGATTGGCTGGCGGACTGCACACTCAGTGGCCACAGAGCTTGGGCGCACGCGCGCTGGAGCCGTGCAGTCCTCGCCGTGGCACAGCTTGTGCCCAGCTGGTAGCCGGAACAGGCCACTCCCAACTCTCCTCAGGGAGACCTCTGGCTCAAATGCAGGGCTTTTAGTCGTGTCTGCCCCATGACTGCACTCGCCAAGGTGCTCTCAAACGTTAGCAATTTTCTTTTGTCTACTTGTTTTCTTTAGATATTGTTCCTGTGGTTGGATATCAAACGTGGTCCAATCATGCCTCTAAGTTTTTGTGCTTGTGTATCAAACATATCAAACATTACTCGTTGGCAGTCCGAGGAGAGCTGAAAAATAAACATCAACTACAATACATATTCTTCACACATTTTTTGTGTCAGCCAAACAGCTACTGCCTTTGATTTGCCATAGCTAACCTTAGGCGTGGCTTTTAACAAAAGAGCACAACATTGCCACAAAGTTAGTCGAGCCACAGATGTGGCTGGCGCCTAAAGTTAGGCGTGGTAAATTTAGCCACCAACCAAACAGCTCAATAAGTCTTTCATGCTTCATAACTGTCAGTTGTCTATATTACATATTATTTTGTTTCTTCCCTACTCTAGTTTCTACTTGACCTTTGGGTCTTTCTGCCTGTTATGTTGCTTTTTCATGCAAATATAttcatttttgtttggttttctgCTCTTTTTCTTTTGAGTGTATTCTGTGCTGACGTCTCACATGAAACTGGATTCACCGATGCTACTGCAGGACCAAGGGATGTGGAATCACTGAAGAACTTTGTGTTGAATGAAGCTGAGAAAGCGGGTGAGGCGAAGCTTCAAGCTGACTAGGCCAGGGGTGTTACAGCAAGCACATGGACGTAGACAAGGAACAGTATGCGTAGAACTACTTTATCTTGCAACCTTGTCCTGTATCCTGGTATTTGATAGAGTACACGGGCAGTTCCTGGAAAAGAATATACCTGTACTTTTTGAGTTTTGAGTTTCCCTTTTCGAAAAGACCTGCTAGTCCGAATCGCTGTGGAACTAAGGAGGTTGTACTCCAGACAATGATAAACTTCACTAATGATTAAAATGCAACGACACAAAGGGCTGCTTATATCACTTCGCGTTCGCCAGCAGTTACACTGGTGGCCGAATGGGTTGTAAATTTATGCATCACGTTGGCAGGTGAGTTCATGCATCTCTGGTTCGCAATCTTCACTCAGGCGACCGTGCGTTTTCTTATCCTCTAGTAACATGTGGATTTTGCCGCCAAGGAAAAATTGAGTCTTTGCAGCATCCCCACACAACACACAGCTAGgaacattgacatgaacaaCTAGGACATTTGGCCATTTTTGGTAACAGCACCACCCTAGAAGCCTAGACGTGGACGCAAAACCCTACGCAAAGGCTGGCCACTGCGAGGATCGTCAGGCAACTgatggctttttttttttttgaaaaagaggCCTTCATTGCAGCTTATGTAGCGACGAAATTGATaaggcataattcataaacagTTATCGAATTCGGAATAAAACAGAAT encodes the following:
- the LOC101765808 gene encoding protein disulfide isomerase-like 5-1, which gives rise to MNTKLSTSPFAPRAHLFRLRSPLSSPSSPSVRAMDPVAPRRGRLPIHLLVVLLTVLVALTVRSRAEVITLTEETFSDKIKEKDTVWFVQFCVPWCKHCKSLGTLWEDLGKVMEGEDEIEIGQVDCGVSKPVCSKVDIHSYPTFKVFYEGEEVAKYKGPRDVESLKNFVLNEAEKAGEAKLQAD